From Thunnus maccoyii chromosome 21, fThuMac1.1, whole genome shotgun sequence, the proteins below share one genomic window:
- the LOC121887711 gene encoding uncharacterized protein LOC121887711 isoform X3: protein MRGWSVRLAGLVWITQVASCTGLDGLYILMQGWSVRLAGLVWITQVASCTGFYGLYILMQGWSVRLAGLVWITQVASCTGFYGLYILMRGWSVRLAGLVWITQVASCTGLDGLYILMQGWSVRLAGLVWITQREERKRHEEETRPDERKQEGRGDLMHCEHSHLKRERREEDEGRRKETSCTVNPLINKEKRGQQTAERRGNDLWRKQEKRQKETTFKKISFMLLSESICC, encoded by the exons ATGCGGGGCTGGTCTGTGCGTCTGGCAGGGCTGGTCTGGATAACCCAGGTAGCGTCTTGCACCGGGTTGGATGGACTGTATATACTCATGCAGGGCTGGTCTGTGCGTCTGGCAGGGCTGGTCTGGATAACCCAGGTAGCGTCTTGCACCGGGTTTTATGGACTGTATATACTCATGCAGGGCTGGTCTGTGCGTCTGGCAGGGCTGGTCTGGATAACCCAGGTAGCGTCTTGCACCGGGTTTTATGGACTGTATATACTCATGCGGGGCTGGTCTGTGCGTCTGGCAGGGCTGGTCTGGATAACCCAGGTAGCGTCTTGCACCGGGTTGGATGGACTGTATATACTCATGCAGGGCTGGTCTGTGCGTCTGGCAGGGCTGGTCTGGATAACCCAG agagaggagaggaaacgaCACGAAGAGGAAACAAGACCAGACGAGAGAAAACA agaggggagaggagaccTCATGCACTGTGAACACTctcatttaaaaag agagagaagagaagaggacgAGGGGAGAAGAAAGGAGACCTCATGCACTGTGAACCCTCTTATTAACAAAGAGAAG AGAGGACAGCAGACAGC agagaggagaggaaacgaTTTGTggaggaaacaagaaaaaagacaaaaggagacaacatttaaaaagataagtTTCATGTTATTATCAGAATCAATATGTTGTTAA
- the LOC121887711 gene encoding uncharacterized protein LOC121887711 isoform X4, producing the protein MRGWSVRLAGLVWITQVASCTGLDGLYILMQGWSVRLAGLVWITQVASCTGFYGLYILMQGWSVRLAGLVWITQVASCTGFYGLYILMRGWSVRLAGLVWITQVASCTGLDGLYILMQGWSVRLAGLVWITQREERKRHEEETRPDERKHYRGERRPHALERREEDEGRRKETSCTVNPLINKEKRGQQTAERRGNDLWRKQEKRQKETTFKKISFMLLSESICC; encoded by the exons ATGCGGGGCTGGTCTGTGCGTCTGGCAGGGCTGGTCTGGATAACCCAGGTAGCGTCTTGCACCGGGTTGGATGGACTGTATATACTCATGCAGGGCTGGTCTGTGCGTCTGGCAGGGCTGGTCTGGATAACCCAGGTAGCGTCTTGCACCGGGTTTTATGGACTGTATATACTCATGCAGGGCTGGTCTGTGCGTCTGGCAGGGCTGGTCTGGATAACCCAGGTAGCGTCTTGCACCGGGTTTTATGGACTGTATATACTCATGCGGGGCTGGTCTGTGCGTCTGGCAGGGCTGGTCTGGATAACCCAGGTAGCGTCTTGCACCGGGTTGGATGGACTGTATATACTCATGCAGGGCTGGTCTGTGCGTCTGGCAGGGCTGGTCTGGATAACCCAG agagaggagaggaaacgaCACGAAGAGGAAACAAGACCAGACGAGAGAAAACATTAT agaggggagaggagaccTCATGCACT agagagaagagaagaggacgAGGGGAGAAGAAAGGAGACCTCATGCACTGTGAACCCTCTTATTAACAAAGAGAAG AGAGGACAGCAGACAGC agagaggagaggaaacgaTTTGTggaggaaacaagaaaaaagacaaaaggagacaacatttaaaaagataagtTTCATGTTATTATCAGAATCAATATGTTGTTAA